The following coding sequences lie in one Rhizobium sp. ZPR4 genomic window:
- a CDS encoding sarcosine oxidase subunit delta — protein sequence MASLISCPHCGTRPKEEFTIKGDANLTRPAADASSEDWFDYVYLRGNPKGLHKEYWHHSSGCRRWLIVERDTVTHKVHGVSDAALAKLGGGA from the coding sequence ATGGCAAGCCTAATTTCCTGCCCTCATTGCGGAACTCGTCCCAAGGAAGAGTTCACCATCAAAGGGGATGCGAACCTCACCCGCCCGGCAGCCGATGCCAGTTCGGAAGACTGGTTCGACTACGTCTATCTTCGCGGCAATCCGAAAGGACTGCATAAGGAATATTGGCATCATTCCTCCGGCTGCCGCCGCTGGCTGATTGTCGAGCGCGACACGGTTACCCACAAGGTCCATGGCGTCAGCGACGCGGCGCTTGCCAAGCTTGGAGGTGGCGCATGA
- a CDS encoding sarcosine oxidase subunit beta family protein, producing the protein MRYSAFSVFLNGLRGNTGWAPAWRQPQPKPHYDVIIVGGGGHGLATAYYLSKTFGITNVAVLEKGYLGSGNIGRNTTIIRSNYLLPGNNPFYELSMKLWEGLEQDFNFNAMVSQRGVLNLFHSDAQRDAYTRRGNAMRLHGVDAELLDREAVRKKLPFLDFENARFPIMGGLLQARGGTVRHDAVAWGYARGADSRGVDIITGCEVTGIRTENGRVTGVETTKGFIGCGKLALAAAGNSTVVADMAGLRLPIESHVLQAFVSEGLKPFIDCVVTFGAGHFYVSQSDKGGLVFGGDIDGYNSYAQRGNLATVEHVAEAGVAMIPALTRVRYLRTWGGVMDMSMDGSPIIDRTHLDNLYLNAGWCYGGFKATPASGYCYAHLIARNEPHETATQLRLDRFRRGYQIDEKGVGAQPNLH; encoded by the coding sequence ATGCGCTATTCGGCTTTCTCTGTCTTCCTCAACGGCCTACGCGGCAATACCGGCTGGGCGCCAGCCTGGCGGCAGCCGCAACCGAAGCCACATTATGATGTCATCATCGTCGGTGGCGGCGGCCATGGGCTGGCAACAGCCTATTATCTCTCCAAGACCTTCGGCATCACCAATGTCGCTGTTCTGGAAAAGGGCTACCTAGGCTCTGGCAATATCGGCCGCAACACGACGATCATCCGTTCCAACTACCTGCTGCCCGGCAACAATCCCTTTTACGAGCTGTCGATGAAGCTCTGGGAAGGGCTGGAGCAGGACTTCAATTTCAACGCCATGGTCTCGCAGCGCGGCGTGCTCAACCTCTTCCACTCGGATGCACAGCGCGACGCCTACACTCGGCGCGGCAATGCCATGCGCCTGCACGGCGTCGATGCCGAGCTGCTCGACCGCGAGGCTGTCCGCAAGAAGCTGCCCTTCCTCGACTTTGAAAACGCCCGTTTCCCGATCATGGGTGGCCTGCTGCAGGCGCGCGGCGGCACGGTGCGCCACGATGCGGTTGCCTGGGGCTATGCCCGCGGCGCCGACAGCCGCGGCGTCGATATCATCACCGGCTGCGAAGTCACCGGTATCCGCACCGAAAACGGCCGCGTGACCGGTGTCGAAACCACCAAGGGCTTCATCGGCTGCGGCAAGCTGGCGCTGGCTGCAGCCGGCAATTCCACCGTGGTCGCCGACATGGCGGGGCTGCGCCTGCCGATCGAAAGTCATGTACTGCAGGCTTTCGTCTCCGAGGGCCTGAAGCCGTTCATCGACTGCGTCGTCACCTTCGGCGCCGGCCATTTCTATGTCTCGCAATCCGACAAGGGCGGCCTCGTCTTCGGCGGCGATATCGACGGCTACAATTCCTATGCCCAGCGCGGCAATCTCGCGACCGTCGAACATGTCGCCGAAGCCGGCGTGGCGATGATCCCGGCGCTGACGCGGGTGCGCTACCTGCGCACATGGGGCGGCGTCATGGACATGAGCATGGACGGCTCGCCGATCATCGACCGCACCCATCTCGACAATCTCTATCTGAACGCCGGCTGGTGCTACGGCGGCTTCAAGGCAACGCCGGCATCAGGCTACTGCTATGCCCATCTGATCGCCCGCAACGAGCCGCATGAAACAGCGACGCAGCTGCGCCTCGATCGCTTTCGGCGCGGCTACCAGATCGATGAAAAGGGCGTCGGCGCCCAACCGAACCTGCATTGA